The DNA sequence CTGCTCGGCTATTCCCTGGACAACCTGTCGCTGATGGCGCTCACGCTGTCGGTGGGCTTCGTGGTGGACGACGCCATCGTCATGCTCGAGAACATCGTCCGCCACATGGAGCTGGGGGAGAAGCCGTATCAGGCCGCGCTCACCGGCTCCTCCGAGATCGGCTTCACCATCGTGTCCATGACGCTTTCGCTCGCTGCCGTGTTCATCCCGGTGCTGTTCATGGGCGGGATCATCGGCCGCCTCTTCCGGGAGTTCTCGGTGGTGATCGGGCTTTCGGTGCTGATCTCGGGGTTCGTCTCGCTGACGCTGACGCCGATGCTCTCCTCCCGTTTCATCCGCCCCCCGAGGGAGGTCGACCACCACGCGCTGTACAACCTGTTCGAGCGGTTCTTCGGCGGCATGCTGTCCGCGTACGAGGCCGGCCTCAAGTGGTCCCTGAGGCACCGCCTGACCATGCTGCTCGGCACTCTCGCGGTCATGGTGGTCACCGCCGCGCTGTTCGTCGTGGTCCCGAAGGGTTTCATCCCCTCGACGGACATCGGCCAGATCTTCGGCCAGGTGGAGGCCGCCGAGGGGATCTCCTTCGACGCCATGGTCCAGCACCAGAAGACGGTGGCGCAGGTCCTGCGCGACGACCCGAACATCGAAGCGTTCATGTCGTCGGCGGGGGCGCGCGGCAGCAGCGGCTCCAACGTCGGGTTCTTCTTCGCCCGCCTGAAGCCGAGGGACCGGCGGGCGCTCACCGCCGATCAGGTGGTGGAGGAGCTGCGGCCCAAGCTCTCCGCGATTCCGGGCCTGCGCGTGTACGTCCAGTCTCCCCCGGCGATCCAGGTGGGGGGCCGCCAGACCCGCGCCCAGTACCAGCTCACGTTGACGGGGCCCGACACGGACGAATTGTACCGGATCGCCCCCCAGCTCGAGGCCAAGATGCGGGCGCAACCGACGCTGGTGGACGTGAGCACCGACCTCCTGCTCAAGAATCCGGAGATCGACATCGAGATCAACCGGGACAAGGCCGCGTCCCTCGGCGTCACCGCCACCCAGATCGAGGATGCGCTCTACACCGCCTACGGCACCCGTCAGATCTCCACGATCTACGCCCCCAACAACGACTACCAGGTGATCATGGAGCTCGGGCCCGAGTTCCAGACCGGGATCCTCGACCTGTCCCTGCTCTACATCCGCTCGTCCTCGGGTCAGCTCGTGCCGCTGGACTCGCTGGTGAGGATGACGCCGGGCCTCGGCCCGCTGGTGGTCAACCACTCGGGGCAGATCCCCTCGGTGACGCTCTCGTTCAACCTGAGGCCGAACGTCTCGCTGGGCCAGGCCACCGACGAGGTCAACCGGCTGGCCCGCGAGACGCTCCCCGCGAGCATCAACGCCACCTTCCAGGGGACGGCGCAGGCCTTCCAGTCCTCGATGCAGGGACTCGGGCTGCTGCTGCTCCTGGCGATCCTGGTGATCTACATGGTGCTGGGCATCCTCTACGAGAGCTTCATCCATCCCTTCACGATCCTGTCGGCGCTTCCCCTCGCGGGTCTCGGCGCGCTGCTGACGCTCCTGATCTTCAGGGTCGATCTCAACATCTACGCCTTCGTCGGGATCATCATGCTGGTGGGTCTCGTGAAGAAGAACGGGATCATCATGATCGACTTCGC is a window from the Terriglobia bacterium genome containing:
- a CDS encoding efflux RND transporter permease subunit; its protein translation is MSFSELFIRRPIMTTIVMVGILIFGSMAYRLLPVSDLPNVDFPTISVSASLPGANPDTMASSVATPLEKEFSTIAGVDSMSSTSSLGSTNVVLQFSLSRDIDAAAQDVQAAIARANRQLPPDMPYPPSYQKVNPADQPVLYLALTSPTLPLYDLDEYGETMMAQRISTVSGVAQVLVYGAQKYAVRIQLDPRALATRGLGIDEVSEAVQAANVNLPSGILYGPDKAYTLMAQGQLTRAAAYRPLVVAYRGGKPVRLDELGEVRDSVENNKTAAWFVDHRGVVLAIQRQPGTNTVEVAGMVKALLPTFQKQLPASVKLDVLFDRSVSIHESVTDVKTTLLVTLILVVLVIFMFLRNLSATVIPSLAMPMSIVGTFAVMQLLGYSLDNLSLMALTLSVGFVVDDAIVMLENIVRHMELGEKPYQAALTGSSEIGFTIVSMTLSLAAVFIPVLFMGGIIGRLFREFSVVIGLSVLISGFVSLTLTPMLSSRFIRPPREVDHHALYNLFERFFGGMLSAYEAGLKWSLRHRLTMLLGTLAVMVVTAALFVVVPKGFIPSTDIGQIFGQVEAAEGISFDAMVQHQKTVAQVLRDDPNIEAFMSSAGARGSSGSNVGFFFARLKPRDRRALTADQVVEELRPKLSAIPGLRVYVQSPPAIQVGGRQTRAQYQLTLTGPDTDELYRIAPQLEAKMRAQPTLVDVSTDLLLKNPEIDIEINRDKAASLGVTATQIEDALYTAYGTRQISTIYAPNNDYQVIMELGPEFQTGILDLSLLYIRSSSGQLVPLDSLVRMTPGLGPLVVNHSGQIPSVTLSFNLRPNVSLGQATDEVNRLARETLPASINATFQGTAQAFQSSMQGLGLLLLLAILVIYMVLGILYESFIHPFTILSALPLAGLGALLTLLIFRVDLNIYAFVGIIMLVGLVKKNGIIMIDFA